The following proteins are co-located in the Carassius auratus strain Wakin chromosome 7, ASM336829v1, whole genome shotgun sequence genome:
- the LOC113105374 gene encoding E3 ubiquitin-protein ligase TRIM39-like: MADHTKTEHSQNTSNVLCDACHGNQKLSAVKSCLQCVTSFCETHLENHKTAARLIKHKLIDPVDNLEDYICVKHEKPLELFCRDDQTFLCPICIEIGHKAHNIVPIEQESGDQRAQLEKTQAKVKMMIQDRIKKTEEIKSSEKNNNVKSLTALIERCLSELLEVIGEKQKAAEKQAEELLKELEQEMTELKSRETALEQLSHTEDHLHLLRTCSSVCSLPQVKSRTSNITDMNIDLTTEVFEKALQGLQENIKMELKKFFEITHCPHRPSVVQESSASSFSSFTDTENKIYFSKSSTSPKRVEKMNKKAFKLAACIEFVTAHVFLFAVNVILDPKTAHPKLILSKDRKQVKHSGSWRDVPNNPERFDSSSCVLGKDGFSCGKIYYEVEVGEKTEWDLGMARESIERKGKITVCPENGFWSIWLRNGDEYVANESCPVPLSLKDKPQKVGVFVDYEEGLVSFYNVETKALIYSFTGQSFTEKIYPFFSPCNKRGDVNTKPLIIY; this comes from the exons ATGGCTGATCACACAAAGACGGAACACAGTCAAAACACATCTAATGTTCTTTGTGATGCCTGCCATGGAAATCAAAAACTCAGCGCAGTAAAATCATGCTTGCAATGTGTAACATCCTTCTGTGAGACTCACTTGGAAAATCACAAAACAGCAGCAAGGCTCATAAAACACAAACTGATCGACCCCGTGGACAACCTGGAAGATTATATCTGTGTAAAACATGAAAAACCTCTGGAGTTATTCTGCAGAGATGACCAGACATTTCTCTGTCCTATCTGCATAGAAATAGGACACAAAGCACACAACATTGTTCCTATAGAACAAGAGAGTGGAGATCAGAGG GCTCAGCTGGAAAAGACACAAGCAAAAGTCAAGATGATGATCCAGGATAGAATAAAGAAGACAGAGGAGATAAAAAGCTCTGAAAAG AACAACAATGTTAAAAGTCTCACCGCTCTGATTGAGAGATGTCTGTCTGAGCTGCTGGAGGTGATCGGGGAGAAGCAGAAAGCAGCAGAAAAGCAGGCTGAAGAGCTGCTTAAAGAGCTGGAGCAAGAAATGACTGAGCTCAAGAGCAGAGAGACGGCGCtggagcagctctcacacactgaGGATCACCTGCACCTCCTACGG ACTTGCTCATCTGTGTGCAGCCTTCCACAAGTCAAGTCCCGGACCAGCAACATTACTGATATGAATATAGATCTGACCACAGAAGTCTTTGAGAAAGCTCTCCAGGGCCTTCAGGAAAACATCAAAATGGAACTGAAGAAATTCTTTGAAATCA CCCACTGTCCACACAGACCTTCAGTTGTTCAAGAGTCTTCCGCCTCTTCCTTCTCATCCTTTACTGAT ACAGAAAACAAAATCTACTTCAGCAAGAGCAGCACTTCACCAAAAAGAGTggaaaagatgaataaaaaag CTTTTAAATTGGCTGCTTGTATTGAATTTGTCACTGCACATGTGTTTCTTTTTGCAGTGAATGTGATATTGGATCCTAAAACAGCTCATCCTAAACTCATCCTGTCTAAGGACAGAAAACAAGTGAAGCATAGTGGATCCTGGAGAGATGTTCCCAATAACCCTGAGAGATTTGACTCGTCTTCTTGTGTCCTGGGAAAGGATGGGTTTTCCTGTGGGAAAATTTATTATGAGGTTGAAGTCGGTGAAAAAACTGAATGGGACTTAGGTATGGCTAGAGAGTCCATTGAGAGAAAGGGGAAAATAACAGTGTGCCCAGAGAATGGATTTTGGAGTATTTGGCTTAGAAATGGAGATGAATATGTGGCTAATGAATCTTGCCCCGTTCCTCTTTCTCTGAAAGACAAACCCCAGAAGGTGggagtgtttgtggattatgaggagGGTCTGGTCTCCTTCTACAATGTGGAGACCAAGGCTCTTATCTACTCCTTCACTGGTCAGTCTTTCACTGAAAAAATCTATCCATTTTTCAGCCCTTGCAACAAGCGAGGAGATGTGAACACAAAGCCTCTGATTATCTACTAG